In Pseudomonas rhizosphaerae, one DNA window encodes the following:
- a CDS encoding bifunctional diguanylate cyclase/phosphodiesterase, which translates to MTVIEQISALDSILAQGGVHSLFQPIVSLSQRQILGFEALSRGPSNSPLHSPINLFAVARQAGRLNELEVMCRETACRRFSEQRLNGKLFLNVSPESLLEPLHEDGRTLQLLQRYGISPSQVVIELTEQTPTDDFQLLFNALHHYRAMGFSIALDDLGAGYSSLRLWSELRPDYVKIDRHFIDGIHQDALKREFVGSILQIAKASRAQVIAEGIELVEELLVLIEMGVDLVQGYLLCRPQEQPPRDARGLIPRLEGSTPPLGDDASDLAALIIEQAAVHCDTPTQQVLEAFRLQANLNTLAIVDSDRRPCGIVHRHSLSEALLKPFATDLFARKPISRLMSTDFLAVDSKQSLQQVSRLLTGRARQRIEEDFMVIQGGRYLGLGRVIDVLKLITELKIQQARHANPLTLLPGNVPIQQCLTRVLEQCREAIICYVDIDNFKPFNDIYGYARGDEVLLCLAQCLNERVDPSRDFVGHIGGDDFILAISPTEWCRRLSQLQEDFQHQCRRFYRAEDLRAGSFLAQDRRGEQQRFALLSLSIGVVHLRPQACPLMDSSQLAEMASQAKHQAKAVLGSSVHVIDTQAVEPA; encoded by the coding sequence ATGACCGTCATTGAACAGATCAGCGCCCTGGACAGCATTCTCGCCCAAGGTGGTGTGCACAGCTTGTTCCAGCCGATCGTGTCACTGTCCCAACGGCAGATACTGGGCTTCGAGGCGTTGAGCCGAGGGCCTTCCAACAGCCCGCTGCACTCGCCGATCAATCTGTTCGCCGTCGCACGCCAGGCCGGTCGGCTCAATGAGTTGGAAGTGATGTGCCGGGAGACTGCCTGCCGTCGGTTCAGCGAACAGCGCCTGAACGGCAAACTGTTTCTCAACGTCTCGCCGGAGTCGCTGCTCGAACCCTTGCACGAGGACGGCCGCACGCTGCAGCTGTTGCAACGCTACGGTATCAGTCCGAGCCAAGTGGTCATCGAGCTCACCGAGCAAACCCCCACCGACGATTTCCAGCTGTTGTTCAACGCGCTGCACCACTACCGGGCCATGGGTTTTTCGATTGCGCTGGACGACTTGGGTGCGGGTTATTCGAGCCTGCGCCTGTGGTCCGAGCTGCGCCCGGACTACGTCAAGATCGACCGGCACTTCATCGACGGCATTCACCAGGACGCCCTCAAGCGCGAATTCGTCGGCTCGATCTTGCAGATCGCCAAGGCGTCGAGGGCGCAGGTGATCGCCGAAGGCATCGAGCTGGTGGAAGAGCTGCTGGTGTTGATCGAGATGGGCGTCGACCTGGTCCAGGGCTATCTGCTCTGCCGCCCGCAGGAGCAGCCGCCGCGGGACGCGCGTGGGCTGATCCCGCGGCTGGAGGGCAGCACGCCTCCCCTCGGCGACGACGCCAGCGACCTGGCTGCGCTGATCATCGAGCAGGCGGCAGTACACTGTGATACCCCGACGCAGCAGGTCCTGGAAGCCTTTCGCCTGCAGGCCAACCTGAACACCCTCGCCATCGTCGACAGCGACCGGCGCCCCTGCGGCATCGTCCATCGTCACTCGCTGTCCGAGGCCTTGCTCAAGCCATTCGCCACCGACCTGTTCGCACGCAAGCCGATCAGCCGTCTGATGAGCACCGATTTCCTCGCGGTGGACAGCAAGCAATCCCTGCAGCAGGTCAGCCGCTTGCTGACCGGGCGCGCACGGCAAAGGATCGAGGAAGACTTCATGGTCATCCAGGGTGGTCGATACCTGGGGCTGGGCCGGGTCATCGACGTGCTGAAGCTGATCACCGAACTGAAGATCCAGCAGGCGCGGCATGCCAACCCCTTGACCCTGCTACCGGGCAACGTGCCGATCCAGCAGTGCCTGACTCGGGTGCTGGAGCAATGCCGCGAAGCGATCATCTGCTACGTCGACATCGACAACTTCAAGCCCTTCAACGATATCTACGGCTATGCGCGCGGCGACGAAGTGCTGCTATGCCTGGCTCAATGCCTGAACGAACGGGTCGACCCGAGTCGGGATTTCGTCGGCCACATTGGTGGCGACGATTTCATCCTGGCCATCAGTCCAACCGAGTGGTGTCGTCGCCTAAGCCAGCTGCAGGAGGATTTCCAACACCAGTGTCGGCGTTTCTATCGCGCCGAAGATCTGCGCGCAGGGAGTTTTCTGGCGCAGGATCGTCGTGGCGAACAGCAGCGCTTCGCGTTGCTGTCACTGTCCATCGGCGTGGTTCACTTGCGGCCCCAAGCCTGCCCGCTCATGGACAGCAGCCAACTGGCGGAAATGGCCTCCCAGGCCAAGCATCAAGCCAAGGCGGTGCTGGGTTCGAGCGTACACGTGATCGATACCCAGGCCGTTGAACCGGCCTAG
- a CDS encoding carboxy terminal-processing peptidase, giving the protein MKHFIPGSALALCIGLGTLSMSANTFAANSWDKLQPDRDEVVASLNVVELLKRHHYSKPPLNDARSVIIYDSYIKLLDPSRSYFTAADIAEFDKWKTQFDDFLKNGNLDPGFIIYKRYLDRVKARLDFALTELNKGVDKFDFTTKETLLVERKDAPWLKNEAELDDLWRKRVKDEVLRQKIAGKDAAQIQETLSKRYKNQLARLDQTRAEDIFQAYINTFAQSYDPHTNYLSPDNAENFDINMSLSLEGIGAVLQSDNDQVKIVRLVPAGPADKTKQVAPADKIIGVAQGDKEMVDVVGWRLDEVVKLIRGPKGSTVRLEVIPHTNAPNDQTSKIVSITREAVKLEEQAAKKSILNLKENGRDYKLGVIEIPAFYLDFKAFRAGDPDYKSTTRDVRKLLTELQKEKVDGVVIDLRNNGGGSLQEATELTSLFIEKGPTVLVRNADGRVDVLEDENPGAFYKGPLALLVNRLSASASEIFAGAMQDYHRALIVGGQTFGKGTVQTIQPLNHGELKLTLAKFYRVSGQSTQHQGVLPDIAYPSIIDTKEIGESALPEAMPWDTIRPAIKPASDPFKPYLAKLTADHDARTVKDPEFIYIRDRLALAEQLMKEKTVSLNEADRRAQHSDIEAKQLALENTRRKAKGEEPLKELKKEDEDALGADPDKTKPEDDAYLAETGRILLDYLKLNTSVAKH; this is encoded by the coding sequence ATGAAGCATTTCATTCCCGGCAGTGCCCTGGCGCTGTGTATCGGCCTCGGCACCTTGTCGATGTCGGCCAATACCTTCGCTGCCAACAGCTGGGACAAACTTCAGCCGGATCGCGACGAAGTGGTGGCCAGCCTCAATGTCGTCGAGCTGCTCAAGCGTCATCATTACAGCAAGCCGCCGCTCAACGATGCGCGCTCGGTCATCATCTACGACAGCTACATCAAGCTGCTCGATCCCTCGCGCAGTTATTTCACTGCCGCTGATATCGCTGAGTTCGACAAGTGGAAGACCCAGTTCGACGACTTCCTGAAGAACGGCAACCTGGATCCTGGTTTCATCATCTACAAGCGGTATCTGGATCGGGTCAAGGCGCGCCTGGACTTCGCCCTGACCGAGCTGAACAAGGGCGTCGACAAGTTCGACTTCACCACCAAGGAAACCTTGCTGGTCGAGCGCAAGGACGCCCCCTGGCTGAAGAACGAGGCCGAGCTGGACGACCTGTGGCGCAAACGTGTCAAAGATGAAGTGCTGCGCCAGAAGATCGCCGGCAAAGACGCCGCGCAGATTCAGGAAACCCTGTCCAAGCGTTACAAGAACCAGCTTGCGCGCCTGGACCAGACCCGCGCCGAGGACATCTTCCAGGCCTACATCAATACCTTTGCCCAGTCGTACGATCCGCACACCAACTACCTGTCTCCGGACAACGCGGAAAACTTCGACATCAATATGAGCCTGTCGCTCGAAGGCATCGGTGCGGTGCTGCAAAGCGACAACGACCAGGTCAAGATCGTCCGCCTGGTGCCTGCCGGCCCTGCCGACAAGACCAAGCAGGTCGCCCCTGCCGACAAGATCATCGGCGTCGCCCAGGGCGACAAGGAAATGGTCGACGTGGTCGGCTGGCGTTTGGATGAAGTGGTCAAGCTGATTCGCGGTCCGAAAGGCTCCACCGTGCGCCTGGAAGTGATTCCGCACACCAATGCGCCCAACGATCAGACCAGCAAGATCGTCTCGATCACCCGCGAAGCGGTCAAGCTCGAGGAACAGGCGGCGAAGAAGTCGATCCTCAACCTCAAGGAAAACGGCCGCGACTACAAGCTGGGCGTGATCGAGATTCCTGCCTTCTACCTGGACTTCAAGGCGTTCCGCGCGGGTGACCCGGACTACAAGTCCACCACCCGCGACGTGCGCAAGCTGCTTACCGAGCTGCAGAAGGAAAAAGTCGACGGCGTGGTCATCGACCTGCGCAACAACGGCGGCGGCTCCCTGCAGGAAGCCACCGAACTGACCAGCCTGTTCATCGAGAAAGGCCCGACCGTGCTGGTGCGTAACGCCGATGGCCGTGTCGACGTGCTGGAAGATGAAAATCCCGGTGCGTTCTACAAAGGCCCGCTGGCGCTGCTGGTGAACCGTCTGTCCGCTTCGGCTTCGGAGATTTTCGCCGGTGCCATGCAGGATTACCACCGCGCGCTGATCGTTGGCGGACAGACCTTCGGCAAGGGCACGGTGCAGACCATCCAGCCGCTCAACCACGGCGAGCTCAAGCTGACCCTGGCCAAGTTCTACCGCGTCTCCGGGCAGAGCACCCAGCACCAGGGCGTGCTGCCGGACATTGCCTACCCGTCGATCATCGACACCAAGGAAATTGGCGAGAGCGCCCTGCCCGAAGCGATGCCGTGGGACACCATCCGCCCGGCCATCAAGCCAGCCAGCGATCCATTCAAGCCGTACCTGGCCAAGCTGACCGCCGACCATGACGCGCGCACCGTCAAGGACCCGGAATTCATCTACATCCGCGATCGCCTGGCCTTGGCCGAGCAGTTGATGAAAGAGAAGACCGTCAGCCTGAACGAGGCCGACCGTCGCGCGCAGCACAGCGATATCGAAGCCAAGCAGCTGGCCCTGGAAAACACCCGTCGCAAGGCCAAGGGCGAAGAGCCGCTCAAAGAGCTGAAGAAAGAAGACGAGGACGCCCTGGGCGCTGATCCGGACAAGACCAAACCGGAAGACGACGCTTACCTGGCAGAGACCGGGCGCATCCTGCTCGACTACCTGAAACTCAATACGTCGGTGGCCAAGCACTGA
- a CDS encoding zinc-binding dehydrogenase: MKALQGVEGHVEWREQPSPTCDVGQVKIRVAAAGLNRADLMQRAGLYPPPPGASDILGLECAGVISEVGVGSSWQVGDRVCTLLAGGGMAEEVVVDGRHVLPVPEGLSLHEAAAIVEVYATVWLNLFQLAELQPGEKVLLHAGASGIGSAAIQLCKAFGNPTWVSVGSAERLAYCEALGAQGGVVRGDGLEGLKDLGPFDVILDPVGANYSELNLDVVALDGRWVMIGLMGGRQAQFDLAKVLSKRVRLQGSTLRSRDDAFKADLLSDLGQQVWPLFTEGRLKPQLAKTFPIADAEAAFEALASNQISGKVVLVIDETLS; this comes from the coding sequence GTGAAGGCATTGCAAGGCGTGGAAGGACATGTGGAGTGGCGCGAACAACCGAGCCCGACGTGTGACGTAGGTCAAGTGAAGATTCGGGTCGCTGCGGCCGGTCTCAATCGGGCCGACCTGATGCAGCGTGCCGGCCTGTACCCGCCACCACCGGGAGCCAGCGATATCCTGGGCCTGGAATGCGCAGGTGTCATCAGCGAAGTGGGCGTGGGTTCGTCCTGGCAGGTCGGCGACCGGGTGTGCACCCTGCTGGCCGGTGGTGGCATGGCCGAGGAAGTAGTAGTAGATGGCCGTCATGTACTGCCCGTGCCCGAAGGGCTGAGCCTGCATGAGGCCGCAGCCATCGTCGAAGTCTACGCGACGGTGTGGCTGAACCTGTTCCAGCTGGCCGAGCTGCAACCGGGCGAGAAGGTCCTGCTGCATGCCGGCGCCAGCGGCATCGGCTCGGCGGCGATCCAGCTGTGCAAGGCGTTCGGCAACCCGACCTGGGTCAGCGTCGGTTCTGCCGAGCGCCTGGCCTATTGCGAAGCGCTGGGTGCCCAGGGCGGCGTGGTGCGCGGCGATGGCCTGGAGGGGTTGAAGGACCTGGGTCCTTTCGATGTGATCCTCGACCCGGTCGGCGCCAATTACAGCGAGCTGAACCTGGACGTGGTGGCACTGGACGGACGTTGGGTGATGATCGGCCTGATGGGCGGCCGCCAGGCACAGTTCGACCTGGCCAAGGTGCTGAGCAAGCGCGTGCGCTTGCAGGGTTCGACGCTGCGCAGCCGCGACGATGCGTTCAAGGCCGACCTGCTCAGTGACCTGGGCCAGCAGGTGTGGCCGTTGTTCACCGAAGGGCGCTTGAAGCCGCAGCTGGCCAAGACGTTTCCAATCGCCGACGCGGAAGCTGCGTTCGAGGCGCTGGCAAGCAATCAGATTTCGGGGAAGGTCGTACTGGTGATCGACGAAACCCTGAGCTGA
- a CDS encoding TolC family outer membrane protein has protein sequence MRVFTPICSAILLAMACSHAQAMSLTQAIQSTVDNHPELASNINSRLAADEDAKIAQGAYRPSVDFVAGYGRERSDNLNTRARGNHNKETLNYTQSELRLRQMLFDGSSASSEISRTRSTATSRAYYVQATAQDLALRAVQVYLDVLRNRELVTLAKNNLQAHLRVNDQIGLRSERGVGSTADVDQSRARRALAENNYNTAQVNLADAEAAFFSAVGRLPDELEPLPSIRGELPADLNAARQSMMENNPYLKSAQADVQAAESQYQGAKSAFYPRVDAELATGANNNLSGERGHNNTDWRAGVSMSYNLYRGGSDKARLQGDAHRINQAMDIRNNALRQLNENMALSWNAMKNAGTQIPYAREYAETTTRVRAAYQDQFGLGQRTLLDVLDSENELYTANTRYAEVRYTEEYSMYRVLSSMGELLAKTRVVLPAEAVALTEVKSEARLPEMR, from the coding sequence ATGCGCGTTTTCACCCCCATCTGCAGCGCGATTTTGTTGGCCATGGCGTGCTCGCACGCGCAAGCCATGTCGCTCACCCAGGCGATCCAGAGCACCGTGGATAACCACCCTGAGCTGGCATCCAACATCAACAGTCGCCTGGCCGCAGATGAGGACGCGAAAATTGCTCAGGGTGCCTACCGCCCCAGCGTCGATTTCGTTGCAGGCTACGGCCGTGAGCGTTCGGACAACCTGAACACCCGCGCGCGGGGCAATCACAACAAGGAAACGCTGAACTACACGCAATCGGAACTGCGTCTGCGCCAGATGCTGTTCGACGGCTCCAGTGCATCCAGCGAGATCAGCCGGACCCGCTCGACTGCCACGTCCCGTGCCTATTATGTTCAAGCCACCGCCCAGGACCTCGCCCTGCGCGCCGTCCAGGTGTACCTGGATGTCCTGCGCAACCGCGAACTGGTGACTCTGGCCAAGAACAACCTGCAGGCGCACCTGCGCGTCAACGACCAGATCGGCTTGCGCAGCGAACGTGGCGTTGGCAGCACCGCCGACGTTGATCAGTCGCGTGCCCGTCGCGCCTTGGCCGAGAACAACTACAACACCGCCCAGGTCAACCTGGCCGATGCCGAAGCTGCATTTTTCAGCGCCGTGGGCCGCCTGCCCGACGAACTGGAACCCTTGCCTTCGATCCGTGGCGAACTGCCGGCCGACCTGAACGCCGCGCGTCAGTCCATGATGGAAAACAACCCATACCTCAAATCGGCCCAGGCTGATGTACAGGCTGCCGAGAGCCAGTACCAAGGCGCCAAGTCCGCGTTCTACCCACGGGTCGATGCGGAGCTGGCTACCGGTGCCAACAACAATCTGTCGGGCGAGCGTGGTCACAACAACACCGACTGGCGCGCCGGCGTGAGCATGAGCTACAACCTGTACCGCGGCGGCAGCGACAAGGCTCGTTTGCAAGGTGACGCGCATCGCATCAACCAGGCCATGGACATTCGCAACAACGCCCTGCGTCAGCTGAACGAAAACATGGCGTTGTCGTGGAACGCCATGAAGAACGCAGGCACGCAGATCCCGTATGCCCGTGAATACGCCGAGACCACCACGCGCGTGCGTGCGGCCTACCAGGATCAGTTCGGCCTGGGCCAGCGGACCTTGCTCGACGTGCTCGACAGTGAGAACGAGCTGTACACCGCCAACACCCGCTACGCCGAAGTGCGCTACACCGAGGAATACTCGATGTACCGCGTGCTTTCGAGCATGGGTGAGCTGCTGGCCAAGACCCGCGTGGTCCTGCCAGCCGAAGCCGTTGCCTTGACCGAAGTGAAGAGCGAAGCGCGCCTGCCAGAGATGCGCTGA
- a CDS encoding YbaN family protein yields MHQAKSAWLRYLLLGVGCASVCLGVIGVFLPIMPTTPFLLLAAACFARSSPRFHAWLLNHPQLGPLLKSYLNGEGIPLKAKVLSIGSMWVSIAVSCWFVPWPWVRVLLVAVALAVTVYIARQKTRT; encoded by the coding sequence GTGCATCAGGCCAAGTCCGCCTGGTTGCGCTACCTGCTGCTGGGCGTCGGTTGCGCAAGTGTCTGTCTGGGCGTTATCGGCGTGTTCCTGCCGATCATGCCCACTACCCCTTTCCTCCTGCTCGCCGCCGCATGCTTTGCACGCAGCTCGCCACGCTTCCACGCGTGGCTGCTGAACCATCCGCAGCTGGGGCCACTGCTGAAGTCCTATCTGAACGGCGAAGGCATCCCCTTGAAGGCCAAGGTGCTTTCCATCGGTTCGATGTGGGTCAGCATCGCAGTGTCCTGCTGGTTCGTGCCATGGCCCTGGGTACGCGTGCTGCTGGTCGCCGTCGCGCTGGCAGTAACGGTTTATATTGCCCGACAGAAAACCCGTACCTGA
- a CDS encoding YecA family protein, with product MSFAEQLTRLQAFLDADELHDEALDYVAAHGYLTALSICSEDVPEREWIDALFAEPPHYSDDAQREEIEGTLIQLKAHIARQLASDEEFELPCDLDLGEEPDDSDLRGWCIGFMEGVFLRESAWFETAEDEVSEMLLPIMVGSGLFDEQPEFADIAADANLMDDMIVQIPEALTALYLLCNAPDEKPAILKPRHH from the coding sequence ATGTCCTTCGCCGAGCAACTGACCCGCCTGCAAGCCTTCCTCGACGCCGACGAGCTGCATGACGAGGCGCTGGACTACGTCGCCGCGCATGGCTACCTGACCGCCCTGTCGATCTGTTCCGAGGACGTTCCGGAGCGCGAGTGGATCGATGCGCTGTTCGCCGAGCCGCCGCACTACAGCGATGACGCCCAGCGCGAAGAGATCGAAGGCACCCTGATCCAGCTCAAGGCGCATATCGCTCGCCAACTGGCCAGCGACGAAGAGTTCGAGCTGCCCTGCGATCTCGACCTGGGCGAGGAACCTGATGATTCCGACCTGCGCGGCTGGTGCATCGGCTTCATGGAGGGGGTGTTCCTGCGTGAGTCGGCCTGGTTCGAAACCGCCGAGGATGAAGTCAGCGAGATGCTGCTGCCGATCATGGTCGGTTCGGGCCTGTTCGACGAGCAGCCGGAGTTTGCCGACATCGCCGCCGATGCCAATCTGATGGACGACATGATCGTGCAGATTCCCGAAGCGCTGACTGCCCTGTACCTGCTGTGCAACGCCCCGGACGAAAAACCGGCGATCCTCAAGCCGCGCCATCACTAA
- the recQ gene encoding DNA helicase RecQ: MLEQAQRVLKDIFGYDSFRGRQGAIIERVARGGDALVLMPTGGGKSLCFQVPALLRDGLAVVVSPLIALMDDQVATLEELGVAAAALNSTLSSDEQRELAARIRRGEIKMLYLAPERLVQPRMLDFLRGLDIALFAIDEAHCVSQWGHDFRPEYLQLGQLAEQFPQVPRIALTATADKRTREEIVTRLHLQDAERFLSSFDRPNIFYRIVPKESPRKQLLAFLAERRSDAGIVYCLSRKKVDEVAAFLCENNFPALPYHAGLPAATRAANQKRFLNEEGLIMVATIAFGMGIDKPNVRFVAHMDLPKSLEAYYQETGRAGRDGLPADAWMAYGLQDVLMLKQMLQSSEGDERHKRLEHHKLDAMLALCEETRCRRQALLAYFDEDMPQPCGHCDNCVDGVQTWDATEPARQALSAIYRTGQRYGVGHLVDVLLGKDTEKVRSFGHDKLAVFGVGKGRSEGEWRSLYRQVVARGLADIDLEGYGGLRLSDTCRPLLRGEVMLELRKELKPQTSSTRGSGSASPASQLVRDEEREQWEALRTLRRNLAQEHAVPPYVIFPDSTLLEMLRSQPTSMAEMGRVSGVGARKLERYGEAFLQVLAGAGGAEAPREVADIRHELISLARAGMTPLQIAGQLQCSEKNVYSLLAEAIAQQQLSLEQALDLPEELMSEIQDAFLDGEGELPAVAEIAGQFAGRVPEGVLYCVRAALQSEFEV; the protein is encoded by the coding sequence ATGCTCGAACAGGCTCAACGCGTTCTTAAAGACATCTTCGGCTACGACAGCTTCCGCGGTCGCCAGGGTGCCATTATCGAGCGTGTGGCCCGCGGTGGCGATGCCTTGGTATTGATGCCCACCGGCGGCGGCAAATCGCTGTGCTTCCAAGTGCCGGCCCTGCTGCGCGACGGCCTGGCCGTGGTGGTGTCGCCACTGATCGCCCTGATGGACGACCAGGTCGCCACCCTCGAAGAACTTGGCGTGGCGGCAGCGGCGCTCAACTCCACGCTCAGTTCCGATGAACAGCGCGAGCTGGCCGCGCGCATCCGCCGCGGCGAAATCAAGATGCTCTACCTGGCGCCCGAGCGCCTGGTGCAGCCGCGCATGCTGGATTTCCTGCGCGGGCTGGACATCGCCCTGTTCGCCATCGACGAGGCTCACTGCGTTTCGCAATGGGGGCATGATTTCCGTCCCGAGTACTTGCAGCTAGGCCAGTTGGCCGAGCAGTTTCCCCAAGTTCCGCGGATCGCCCTGACTGCCACCGCCGACAAGCGCACGCGCGAGGAAATCGTCACCCGTCTGCACTTGCAGGACGCCGAACGCTTCCTGTCCAGTTTCGACCGACCCAACATCTTCTACCGCATCGTGCCCAAGGAAAGTCCGCGCAAGCAGCTGCTGGCGTTCCTCGCCGAGCGGCGCAGCGATGCCGGCATCGTCTATTGCCTGTCGCGCAAGAAAGTCGACGAGGTCGCCGCCTTCCTCTGCGAAAACAACTTCCCGGCGTTGCCGTACCACGCTGGCCTGCCCGCGGCGACGCGGGCGGCGAACCAGAAGCGCTTCCTCAACGAGGAAGGTTTGATCATGGTTGCCACCATCGCCTTCGGCATGGGCATCGACAAGCCCAACGTGCGCTTCGTGGCGCACATGGACCTGCCCAAGTCGCTGGAAGCCTACTACCAGGAAACCGGCCGCGCCGGCCGCGATGGCCTGCCGGCGGATGCATGGATGGCCTACGGGCTGCAAGACGTGCTGATGCTCAAGCAGATGCTGCAGAGTTCCGAAGGCGACGAGCGCCATAAACGCCTTGAGCACCACAAGCTCGATGCCATGCTGGCCCTGTGCGAAGAAACCCGCTGCCGTCGCCAGGCGCTGCTGGCCTATTTCGACGAAGACATGCCGCAACCCTGTGGCCACTGCGACAACTGTGTCGACGGCGTGCAGACCTGGGATGCCACCGAACCGGCGCGCCAGGCGCTGTCGGCGATCTACCGCACCGGCCAGCGTTATGGCGTCGGCCATCTGGTGGACGTGCTGTTGGGCAAGGACACCGAAAAGGTGCGCAGCTTTGGCCATGACAAACTGGCCGTGTTCGGCGTCGGCAAGGGCCGTTCGGAAGGGGAGTGGCGTTCGCTGTATCGCCAGGTGGTGGCGCGCGGGCTGGCGGACATCGACCTGGAAGGCTACGGCGGTCTGCGCCTGAGTGACACTTGCCGGCCGCTGCTGCGTGGCGAGGTTATGCTCGAACTGCGCAAGGAGCTCAAGCCGCAGACGTCCTCCACCCGTGGCAGCGGCTCGGCCAGCCCGGCCAGCCAGCTGGTGCGCGACGAAGAGCGCGAACAATGGGAAGCGCTGCGTACGCTGCGGCGCAACCTGGCCCAGGAACATGCGGTACCGCCCTACGTCATTTTCCCCGACTCGACGTTGCTCGAAATGCTGCGCAGCCAGCCCACCAGCATGGCTGAGATGGGTCGGGTCAGCGGCGTGGGCGCGCGCAAGCTCGAGCGCTACGGCGAAGCGTTTTTGCAGGTCCTGGCAGGTGCGGGCGGCGCAGAAGCGCCACGCGAGGTGGCGGATATTCGCCACGAGCTGATCAGTTTGGCGCGCGCTGGCATGACCCCGCTGCAGATCGCCGGCCAGTTACAGTGCAGTGAGAAGAATGTCTACAGCCTGCTCGCCGAAGCGATCGCGCAACAACAGCTGTCGTTGGAACAGGCGCTCGACCTTCCCGAAGAATTGATGAGCGAGATCCAGGACGCATTTCTCGACGGCGAAGGCGAGTTGCCTGCCGTCGCCGAGATTGCTGGGCAATTTGCCGGTCGGGTGCCCGAGGGCGTGCTGTATTGCGTACGCGCGGCGTTGCAGTCTGAATTCGAAGTGTGA
- a CDS encoding MarR family transcriptional regulator, whose protein sequence is MPLTDQHRFGMQLAHMSRGWRAELDRRLAGLGLSQARWLVLLHLARFGEPPTQRELAQSVGVEGPTLARLLDSLEAQGLVERQAVVEDRRAKKIMLCPSARPLIEQIETIANALRVELFMGVDEEELSTAMRVHSRILANLEKKS, encoded by the coding sequence ATGCCGTTAACTGATCAACATCGCTTTGGAATGCAGCTGGCGCACATGTCCCGTGGTTGGCGGGCCGAGCTGGATCGCCGACTGGCGGGCCTGGGATTGTCGCAGGCACGTTGGCTGGTGCTGCTGCACCTGGCGCGATTCGGCGAACCGCCGACCCAGCGCGAGCTGGCCCAGAGCGTCGGCGTCGAAGGGCCGACCCTGGCCCGGCTGCTGGACAGCCTGGAAGCGCAAGGCCTGGTCGAGCGTCAGGCCGTGGTCGAAGACCGTCGGGCCAAGAAGATCATGCTCTGCCCCTCGGCCCGGCCGCTCATCGAGCAGATCGAAACCATCGCCAACGCCTTGCGTGTCGAGCTGTTCATGGGGGTCGACGAAGAAGAACTGAGCACCGCCATGCGGGTACACAGCCGTATTCTGGCGAATCTGGAAAAGAAATCCTGA